One region of Streptomyces capillispiralis genomic DNA includes:
- a CDS encoding iron ABC transporter permease — MAVTAPTTPARPATVTSRAGAAAVTTALVLLVAALAVVDITQGTAAVGPAEVLKALTGRADPADASVVIASRLPRAAAGLLVGAALGMAGVALQAVSRNVLASPDTLAVNAGSYLALGLAAVTGVSLPLLASSGIAFAGGLAAAAVVLGLSGLGAGTVRLVLAGTALALGLTAVTEGLLLLFPEQTEGLYQWNQGSIGQNGFEGVVQMLPVAVLGLVGLLLIARRVDALALGDDAARGLGVPVRATRITAVVLATLLSAAAVTLAGPIGFVGLCAPALVRPLARRFRGFARVRTAVPAAGLVGAGLVLGADVLLRACVDPDTAVAVPTGVVTSLVGAVFLVVMAARLRDTAQAAAPDRLRIRSRAVFLTTLAVLAVALVALTVAAVLLGDSKLLLGDVAHWVQGRAGQTVSFVLDTRTPRVFAALLAGAALALAGTLVQAVTRNPLAEPAVLGVSGGGALGAVILVTTVPLAGAWSVAGAAFAGSALTAVVVFGLAARGGFQQNRLVLVGVGVASGTTALISLLIVLTDPFNATKALTWLSGSTYGRTLPDVLPLAGVLAVAVAVAAVRHRELDLVSLDEDTPRLLGLDLPRGRLGFLVLSVLLSATAVAAAGTIGFVGLVAPHAARALVGRRHARVLPVALLLGAVLVCTADLLGRTVISPAQLGAGLMTAVIGTPYFLYVLMRGRR, encoded by the coding sequence ATGGCCGTCACCGCCCCCACCACCCCCGCCCGCCCGGCGACGGTCACGTCCCGGGCGGGTGCGGCCGCGGTGACGACCGCGCTCGTGCTCCTGGTCGCGGCCCTCGCCGTCGTCGACATCACCCAGGGCACCGCCGCGGTCGGCCCGGCCGAGGTCCTCAAGGCACTCACCGGACGGGCCGACCCGGCCGACGCGTCCGTCGTCATCGCCTCCCGGCTGCCCCGGGCGGCCGCCGGACTCCTCGTCGGCGCGGCCCTCGGCATGGCCGGCGTCGCCCTGCAGGCCGTCAGCCGCAACGTGCTGGCCTCCCCGGACACCCTCGCGGTCAACGCGGGCTCCTACCTCGCCCTCGGCCTCGCCGCCGTCACCGGCGTGTCGCTGCCGCTGCTCGCCTCCTCCGGCATCGCCTTCGCCGGCGGCCTCGCCGCGGCGGCCGTCGTGCTCGGCCTGTCGGGGCTCGGCGCGGGCACCGTACGCCTCGTGCTCGCCGGCACCGCCCTCGCCCTCGGCCTCACCGCCGTCACCGAGGGCCTCCTGCTGCTGTTCCCCGAGCAGACCGAGGGCCTCTACCAGTGGAACCAGGGCAGCATCGGCCAGAACGGCTTCGAGGGCGTCGTCCAGATGCTGCCCGTCGCCGTCCTCGGACTCGTGGGGCTCCTGCTCATCGCCCGCCGGGTCGACGCCCTCGCCCTCGGCGACGACGCGGCCCGCGGCCTCGGTGTGCCGGTGCGGGCCACCCGGATCACGGCGGTCGTGCTGGCGACCCTGCTCTCCGCGGCCGCCGTCACCCTCGCCGGCCCGATCGGCTTCGTCGGCCTGTGCGCCCCCGCCCTCGTCCGCCCGCTCGCCCGCCGGTTCCGGGGGTTCGCACGGGTGCGCACGGCAGTGCCGGCCGCCGGTCTGGTCGGCGCGGGGCTGGTGCTCGGGGCGGACGTACTGCTGCGCGCGTGCGTCGACCCGGACACCGCGGTCGCCGTTCCCACCGGTGTGGTCACCAGCCTCGTCGGCGCCGTCTTCCTCGTCGTGATGGCGGCCCGGCTCCGCGACACCGCCCAGGCCGCCGCACCGGACCGGCTGCGCATCCGCAGCCGCGCCGTCTTCCTCACCACCCTCGCCGTCCTCGCCGTCGCCCTGGTCGCCCTCACCGTCGCCGCCGTCCTGCTCGGCGACAGCAAACTGCTGCTCGGCGACGTCGCCCACTGGGTGCAGGGCAGGGCGGGACAGACCGTGTCCTTCGTGCTCGACACCCGCACCCCCCGGGTGTTCGCCGCGCTGCTCGCCGGCGCGGCCCTCGCCCTCGCCGGGACCCTGGTCCAGGCCGTCACCCGCAACCCGCTCGCGGAACCCGCCGTGCTGGGGGTCTCCGGCGGCGGCGCGCTCGGCGCCGTGATCCTCGTGACGACGGTCCCGCTCGCCGGGGCGTGGAGCGTCGCCGGAGCCGCCTTCGCGGGCTCCGCCCTCACCGCGGTCGTCGTGTTCGGCCTCGCCGCGCGCGGCGGCTTCCAGCAGAACCGGCTGGTCCTCGTCGGTGTGGGTGTCGCCTCCGGGACCACGGCACTGATCAGCCTGCTGATCGTGCTCACCGACCCGTTCAACGCGACCAAGGCGCTCACCTGGCTGTCCGGCTCCACGTACGGCCGGACCCTGCCCGACGTGCTGCCCCTCGCCGGCGTGCTCGCCGTCGCCGTCGCGGTGGCCGCCGTACGGCACAGGGAACTCGACCTGGTCTCCCTCGACGAGGACACCCCCCGGCTGCTCGGCCTCGACCTGCCGCGCGGGAGGCTGGGCTTCCTCGTGCTGAGCGTGCTGCTGAGCGCCACCGCCGTGGCCGCCGCGGGCACCATCGGCTTCGTCGGCCTGGTGGCCCCGCACGCGGCGCGCGCCCTCGTCGGACGCCGCCACGCCCGCGTCCTCCCGGTCGCGCTGCTGCTCGGCGCCGTCCTGGTGTGCACGGCGGACCTGCTGGGCCGCACCGTGATCTCACCGGCCCAGCTGGGCGCCGGCCTCATGACGGCCGTGATCGGAACGCCGTACTTCCTCTACGTGCTGATGCGCGGACGCCGTTAG
- a CDS encoding sugar O-acetyltransferase, with the protein MAEHELYTDSAPGLERLEEQRLRGKELAARYNGTGPRDRGARDALLGELLGSVGRGVWIEPPLHVAYGRHVRLGDDVYANFGLTLVDDVEVVVGDRVMFAPHVTVSTTGHPVHPELRRDGSQFSAPVRVEDDVWIGAGAVILPGVTVGRGSVVGAGSVVTADVPPMTVVAGTPARVLRHITDADREWTYRPPGTARA; encoded by the coding sequence ATGGCGGAGCACGAGCTGTACACCGACTCGGCGCCCGGCCTCGAACGGCTGGAGGAGCAGCGGCTGCGCGGCAAGGAACTCGCCGCGCGGTACAACGGCACCGGCCCGCGCGACCGGGGGGCCCGCGACGCGCTCCTCGGCGAACTGCTCGGCTCGGTGGGCCGCGGGGTGTGGATCGAGCCGCCGCTGCACGTCGCCTACGGCCGTCATGTGCGCCTCGGTGACGACGTGTACGCCAATTTCGGTCTCACGCTGGTCGACGACGTCGAGGTCGTCGTCGGCGACCGGGTGATGTTCGCGCCGCACGTGACGGTCAGCACCACCGGGCATCCCGTCCATCCGGAACTGCGCCGGGACGGCAGCCAGTTCTCGGCTCCGGTGCGCGTCGAGGACGACGTGTGGATCGGGGCCGGCGCGGTGATCCTGCCGGGCGTGACCGTCGGGCGGGGCTCGGTCGTCGGCGCGGGCAGTGTGGTGACCGCCGACGTGCCGCCGATGACGGTCGTCGCCGGGACCCCGGCGCGCGTGCTGCGGCACATCACCGACGCGGACCGGGAGTGGACGTACCGGCCGCCGGGCACCGCGCGAGCCTGA
- a CDS encoding iron-siderophore ABC transporter substrate-binding protein yields MRRLLLTAPLAAAALLLTACGTTEPAADDAKASTEAITLTDATGAKVELDGPATKVVGTEWNVVESLVSLGVDPVGVADVKGYKTWDTAVPLKNDPKDIGTRGEPSMDTIASLKPDLIVTTSDLQPGAVKQLREVAPVLQVTSADAADPIGRMLENVDLIARATGTTERAATLKKDFEAKLAEGRKALADAGLDGAEIAFADGYVTSNQVSVRPYTAGSLIGAVNERLGLKNAWKMKGDEAYGLASTDVEGLTGLGKVHFVYIGNDDDPSSDPFGKELAKNSVWTSLPFVKSGDVHRLSDGVWMFGGTGSMEAYADSLVAALTK; encoded by the coding sequence ATGAGACGCCTCCTGCTCACCGCGCCCCTGGCCGCCGCCGCCCTCCTGCTGACCGCCTGCGGCACCACCGAACCCGCCGCCGACGACGCCAAGGCGTCCACCGAGGCCATCACCCTCACCGACGCCACCGGCGCGAAGGTGGAACTCGACGGCCCCGCCACCAAGGTCGTCGGCACCGAGTGGAACGTCGTCGAGAGCCTGGTCTCGCTCGGCGTCGACCCGGTCGGTGTGGCCGACGTGAAGGGCTACAAGACCTGGGACACCGCGGTCCCGCTCAAGAACGACCCCAAGGACATCGGCACCCGCGGCGAGCCCAGCATGGACACCATCGCCTCGCTGAAGCCCGACCTCATCGTCACCACCTCCGACCTGCAGCCGGGCGCCGTCAAGCAGCTGCGCGAGGTCGCGCCGGTCCTCCAGGTCACCTCCGCCGACGCCGCCGACCCCATCGGGCGGATGCTGGAGAACGTCGACCTCATCGCCCGGGCCACCGGCACCACCGAGCGCGCGGCGACCCTGAAGAAGGACTTCGAGGCCAAGCTCGCCGAGGGCAGGAAGGCCCTTGCCGACGCCGGCCTGGACGGCGCGGAGATCGCCTTCGCCGACGGCTACGTCACCTCCAACCAGGTCTCCGTGCGCCCCTACACTGCCGGATCGCTCATCGGCGCCGTCAACGAGCGGCTCGGCCTGAAGAACGCCTGGAAGATGAAGGGCGACGAGGCCTACGGCCTGGCCTCGACCGACGTCGAGGGCCTGACCGGCCTGGGGAAGGTCCACTTCGTCTACATCGGCAACGACGACGACCCCAGCAGCGACCCCTTCGGCAAGGAGCTGGCGAAGAACTCCGTCTGGACGTCGCTGCCGTTCGTGAAGTCCGGCGACGTCCACCGGCTCTCCGACGGCGTCTGGATGTTCGGCGGCACCGGCTCGATGGAGGCGTACGCCGACTCCCTCGTCGCGGCGCTGACGAAGTAG
- a CDS encoding phospholipase, translating to MHRKLATALAAPALALVSVLGTATAADAVPADKAQVLASWTQTSASSYSLWAAARANQSAWSAYEFTWATDYCSTSPDNPFGFPFSMSCARHDFGYRNYKAIGRFDANKARLDSAFYEDLKRVCARYSGGTKSACDSTAWTYYQAVKAFG from the coding sequence ATGCACCGCAAGCTCGCCACCGCGCTCGCCGCCCCGGCCCTGGCGCTCGTCAGTGTCCTCGGCACCGCCACGGCCGCCGACGCCGTGCCCGCCGACAAGGCCCAGGTCCTCGCGAGCTGGACGCAGACCAGCGCGTCGAGCTACAGCCTCTGGGCCGCGGCCCGGGCCAACCAGTCCGCGTGGTCCGCCTACGAGTTCACCTGGGCCACCGACTACTGTTCCACCTCCCCCGACAACCCGTTCGGCTTCCCCTTCTCGATGTCCTGCGCCCGCCACGACTTCGGATACCGCAACTACAAGGCGATCGGCCGCTTCGACGCCAACAAGGCGCGCCTGGACAGCGCCTTCTACGAGGACCTCAAGCGTGTCTGCGCCCGCTACAGCGGCGGGACGAAGAGCGCCTGCGACAGCACCGCGTGGACGTACTACCAGGCCGTCAAGGCCTTCGGCTGA
- a CDS encoding DUF2201 family putative metallopeptidase produces MTAHPHRTAHPPRPPDPALDLDKLLAARLHAARVRPYLATALFALHVVASRHVPTMAVDRHWRCYVSPAFVDRMPVEELAGVWVHEVSHLLRDHHGRSDRVARARGLHGPAERLRMNIAADCEINDDVYGDGLPAPADVVLPHLLELPAGQLMEDYLRQFRLGPYTQGMAWLDCGSGADGREREWDLGPDGAHGLSEQERDAVRFRVARGITARPGDAPKGWRRWAEEAFHPPQPWRELLGAALRSAVSGAGAGDDYTYGRPARRSAGVPGVVLPSLRRTPPRVSVVIDTSGSVSDRELGSALLEVAAISRAVGGRRDMVTVVPCDAAAGEVHRLCRAEGIPLTGGGGTDLRTGFARALAARPRPDVVVVLTDGQTPWPDARPACRTVVGLFPRQRAGSPVDEDDPDYVPDTPPDWARVVTIDPGPGAR; encoded by the coding sequence ATGACCGCGCACCCGCACCGGACCGCGCACCCGCCCCGGCCCCCGGACCCCGCACTCGACCTCGACAAGCTCCTCGCCGCCCGGCTGCACGCCGCCCGCGTCCGGCCCTACCTCGCCACCGCGCTGTTCGCCCTGCACGTCGTCGCGTCCCGGCACGTTCCCACGATGGCCGTCGACCGGCACTGGCGGTGCTACGTCTCACCGGCCTTCGTGGACCGCATGCCCGTGGAGGAACTGGCCGGCGTCTGGGTGCACGAGGTGTCGCACCTGCTGCGCGACCACCACGGCCGCAGCGACCGCGTCGCCCGCGCCCGCGGACTGCACGGCCCGGCCGAACGGCTGCGGATGAACATCGCGGCCGACTGCGAGATCAACGACGACGTGTACGGCGACGGGCTGCCGGCCCCCGCCGACGTGGTCCTGCCCCACCTGCTGGAACTGCCCGCCGGGCAGCTGATGGAGGACTACCTGCGCCAGTTCCGCCTCGGCCCGTACACCCAGGGCATGGCCTGGCTGGACTGCGGCAGCGGCGCCGACGGACGGGAACGGGAGTGGGACCTGGGCCCGGACGGTGCGCACGGCCTCAGCGAGCAGGAACGCGACGCGGTCCGCTTCCGGGTGGCGCGGGGCATCACCGCCCGGCCGGGCGACGCGCCGAAGGGCTGGCGGCGGTGGGCGGAGGAGGCGTTCCACCCGCCGCAGCCCTGGCGGGAGTTGCTGGGCGCGGCGCTGCGCTCGGCGGTCTCCGGGGCCGGCGCGGGCGACGACTACACCTACGGCCGTCCCGCACGGCGGTCGGCCGGGGTGCCCGGCGTCGTCCTGCCGAGCCTGCGCCGCACGCCGCCCCGCGTGTCGGTCGTCATCGACACCTCCGGCTCGGTCAGCGACCGCGAGCTGGGCAGCGCGCTGCTGGAGGTCGCCGCGATCTCCCGCGCCGTGGGCGGCAGGCGCGACATGGTGACGGTGGTGCCCTGCGACGCGGCCGCCGGTGAGGTCCACCGGCTGTGCCGCGCCGAGGGCATCCCGCTGACCGGCGGCGGCGGCACGGACCTGCGGACCGGCTTCGCCCGGGCACTGGCCGCGCGGCCCCGCCCGGACGTGGTGGTCGTGCTCACCGACGGACAGACGCCCTGGCCGGACGCACGGCCGGCGTGCCGGACGGTGGTGGGGCTGTTCCCCCGGCAGCGCGCGGGTTCGCCGGTGGACGAGGACGATCCCGACTACGTGCCGGACACCCCGCCCGACTGGGCCCGCGTGGTGACCATCGACCCGGGACCGGGCGCGCGGTGA
- a CDS encoding AAA family ATPase — MPPHTPSPAARLAVAGDLLALLRDTTTEPRPDTQLEALTLAVAADLPVLLWGEPGIGKTAALTQLATALDLPLTTVIASVHEPSDFSGLPVVGDDPAGQGIPMAPPDWAVRLVRAGRGLLFLDELSTAPPAVQAALLRLVLERRIGALRLPPGVRIVAAANPRASAADGWELSPPLANRFVHLQWTHDPEVVVRGLGGTWPHAILPRLDPARLHGAVEFARRAVCRFLTARPPLVHRLPSGETRRGGPWPSPRSWEMTLHLIAFATAAGSSRDVLSLLVRGTVGDGPGLELLASLDRMDLPDPEALLADPARAELPERGDLRQAVLDAVVAAVRARPEKSRWDAAWALLARAVDTGTPDVVVVPATTLATLRRADWDVPATIDRLAPAMELSRRADRAAVAAGTGR; from the coding sequence ATGCCCCCGCACACCCCTTCCCCCGCCGCACGGCTCGCCGTCGCCGGTGACCTGCTGGCCCTCCTGCGCGACACCACCACCGAACCCCGCCCCGACACCCAGCTGGAGGCCCTCACCCTCGCAGTCGCCGCCGACCTGCCCGTCCTGCTCTGGGGCGAGCCCGGCATCGGCAAGACGGCCGCCCTCACCCAGCTCGCCACCGCCCTCGACCTGCCCCTGACCACCGTGATCGCCAGCGTCCACGAACCGTCCGACTTCTCCGGACTGCCCGTCGTCGGCGACGACCCCGCCGGACAGGGCATCCCGATGGCCCCGCCGGACTGGGCCGTCCGCCTGGTACGGGCCGGCCGGGGCCTGCTCTTCCTCGACGAACTGTCCACCGCGCCGCCCGCCGTCCAGGCGGCCCTGCTGCGCCTGGTGCTGGAACGGCGGATCGGCGCCCTGCGGCTGCCGCCCGGCGTACGGATCGTCGCCGCCGCCAACCCACGCGCCTCGGCGGCCGACGGGTGGGAACTCAGCCCGCCGCTGGCCAACCGCTTCGTGCACCTTCAGTGGACCCACGACCCCGAGGTCGTCGTCCGCGGCCTCGGCGGCACCTGGCCGCACGCCATCCTGCCCCGGCTCGACCCCGCACGGCTCCATGGCGCCGTGGAGTTCGCCCGCCGCGCCGTGTGCCGTTTCCTCACCGCCCGGCCGCCGCTGGTGCACCGGCTGCCCAGCGGCGAAACCCGGCGGGGCGGCCCCTGGCCCTCCCCGCGCAGCTGGGAGATGACCCTGCACCTGATCGCGTTCGCCACCGCCGCCGGCTCCTCCCGCGACGTCCTGTCCCTGCTGGTCCGCGGCACCGTCGGCGACGGGCCGGGCCTCGAACTCCTGGCGAGCCTGGACCGCATGGACCTCCCCGACCCCGAGGCGCTGCTCGCCGACCCGGCCCGCGCCGAGCTGCCCGAACGCGGCGATCTGCGCCAGGCCGTGCTCGACGCGGTGGTCGCCGCCGTGCGCGCACGCCCCGAGAAGTCCCGCTGGGACGCCGCCTGGGCGCTGCTGGCCCGCGCGGTCGACACCGGCACGCCCGACGTCGTGGTCGTCCCCGCCACCACCCTCGCCACCCTGCGCCGCGCGGACTGGGACGTACCGGCGACGATCGACCGGCTCGCCCCGGCCATGGAGCTCTCCCGGCGGGCCGACCGGGCCGCCGTCGCGGCAGGGACCGGCCGATGA
- a CDS encoding beta-galactosidase, whose translation MISTLLSRAGGADGDPAPRLVYGADYNPEQWPRTVWEEDVRLMREAGVNLVSVGIFSWARIQPAEDTWDFGWLDEVLDLLHEGGIGVDLATATASPPPWLTTAHPEILPVTATGGTLWPGARQHWRPTSPVFRRYALRLVRELATRYAGHPALVAWHVNNELGCHNVYDYSDDAARAFRDWLRARYTTLDTLNSAWGTAFWSQRYTDWEQILPPRLAASHPNPTQQLDFKRFSSDALKDHLRAEREVLREITPDIPVTTNFMVMGGTKGMNYPDWAAEIDFVSNDHYVHPGPHDRDELSFSANLTSGISGGRPWFLMEHSTSAVNWQPVNVPKRPGDLARDSLLHVAHGADAVCFFQWRQSAAGAEKYHSAMVPHAGADSDLFRAVTELGATLKALAPVAGTEREPARIGILYDWESWWASEQDSHPTSLLDYRQEALDWYAALLALGIRADLVTTRADLHRHHMVIAPVLHVVPADLAKTLTRYAEQGGHLVTTYFSGVVDEHDHVLLGGYPGALRDLLGIRIEEFGPLLPGVGVELDDATTGTLWTDRITVTAADTEVVSRYRTGLQAGRPAVTRRPTGSGSAAYVSTRLGVDGLTSLLPRLLGPAGVESELPAGLRGLVEPAVRRGPGGRFLFLVNRTDETVVVRDVPGEALVGTTGADGALTLGPRAVAVLRQPAV comes from the coding sequence ATGATCTCCACCCTCCTGTCCCGCGCCGGCGGGGCGGACGGTGACCCCGCCCCCCGTCTCGTCTACGGCGCCGACTACAACCCCGAGCAGTGGCCCCGCACCGTGTGGGAGGAGGACGTCCGGCTGATGCGCGAGGCCGGCGTGAACCTCGTGTCCGTGGGGATCTTCTCCTGGGCCCGCATCCAGCCGGCCGAGGACACCTGGGACTTCGGCTGGCTCGACGAGGTCCTGGACCTGCTGCACGAGGGCGGCATCGGGGTCGACCTGGCCACCGCCACCGCCTCCCCGCCGCCCTGGCTCACCACCGCCCACCCGGAGATCCTCCCCGTCACCGCCACCGGCGGGACGCTGTGGCCCGGGGCGCGCCAGCACTGGCGGCCCACCTCGCCGGTCTTCCGCCGGTACGCGCTGCGCCTGGTGCGGGAGCTGGCGACCCGCTACGCCGGACACCCGGCGCTGGTCGCCTGGCACGTCAACAACGAGCTGGGCTGCCACAACGTCTACGACTACTCCGACGACGCCGCCCGCGCCTTCCGGGACTGGCTGCGCGCCCGCTACACCACGCTCGACACGCTCAACAGCGCCTGGGGCACGGCCTTCTGGTCGCAGCGCTACACCGACTGGGAGCAGATCCTGCCGCCCCGGCTGGCCGCCTCCCACCCCAACCCCACGCAGCAGCTGGACTTCAAGCGGTTCTCCTCGGACGCGCTGAAGGACCATCTGCGCGCCGAGCGCGAGGTCCTGCGGGAGATCACCCCGGACATCCCCGTCACCACCAACTTCATGGTGATGGGCGGCACGAAGGGCATGAACTACCCCGACTGGGCCGCCGAGATCGACTTCGTCTCCAACGACCACTACGTGCACCCCGGCCCGCACGACCGGGACGAGCTGTCCTTCTCCGCCAACCTCACCAGCGGCATCTCCGGCGGGCGGCCCTGGTTCCTGATGGAGCACTCCACCAGCGCCGTGAACTGGCAGCCCGTCAACGTGCCCAAGCGGCCCGGTGACCTGGCCCGTGACTCACTGCTGCACGTCGCGCACGGGGCGGACGCGGTCTGCTTCTTCCAGTGGCGGCAGTCGGCGGCGGGCGCCGAGAAGTACCACTCCGCGATGGTGCCGCACGCCGGCGCGGACAGCGACCTGTTCCGGGCGGTGACCGAGCTGGGGGCCACCCTGAAGGCGCTCGCCCCGGTCGCCGGGACCGAGCGGGAGCCCGCGCGGATCGGCATCCTCTACGACTGGGAGTCGTGGTGGGCCAGCGAGCAGGACTCGCACCCCACCTCCCTGCTGGACTACCGGCAGGAGGCGCTCGACTGGTACGCGGCCCTCCTCGCCCTCGGGATCCGCGCCGACCTCGTCACCACCCGTGCCGACCTGCACCGCCACCACATGGTGATCGCTCCGGTGCTGCACGTGGTCCCCGCCGACCTGGCCAAGACGCTCACCCGGTACGCCGAACAGGGCGGCCACCTCGTCACCACGTACTTCTCCGGTGTCGTCGACGAGCACGACCACGTCCTGCTCGGCGGCTACCCGGGCGCCCTGCGGGACCTGCTCGGCATCCGGATCGAGGAGTTCGGCCCGCTGCTCCCCGGTGTCGGCGTGGAGCTGGACGACGCCACGACCGGCACCCTGTGGACCGACCGGATCACCGTGACCGCCGCGGACACCGAGGTCGTGTCCCGCTACCGCACCGGACTGCAGGCCGGCCGGCCCGCGGTCACCCGGCGGCCGACGGGCTCCGGCTCGGCCGCGTACGTCTCCACCCGGCTCGGCGTCGACGGGCTCACCTCCCTGCTGCCCCGGCTGCTGGGCCCGGCCGGGGTGGAGAGCGAACTGCCCGCCGGCCTCCGCGGGCTGGTCGAGCCGGCCGTGCGCCGGGGACCCGGCGGCAGGTTCCTGTTCCTGGTGAACCGTACGGACGAGACCGTCGTGGTGCGGGACGTCCCCGGCGAGGCACTCGTCGGCACCACCGGCGCCGACGGCGCCCTCACCCTCGGGCCCCGCGCGGTCGCCGTGCTGCGGCAGCCGGCCGTCTGA
- a CDS encoding RICIN domain-containing protein: MARRTRSRRLLTAAGLTALATGAALLSAPSSTAQVAADTPSVTVRPDPSYQQEEFEGWGTSLVWFANATGDYPPEIRERLARLLFGDDGLALNIARYNIGGGNAPDVKDYLRAGGAVEGWWKAPAGTTREDTGWWDAEDPADWNEHADATQRWWVDRIKKDITHWETFSNSPPWFMTVSGYVSGGFDANADQLKPESVDDFAAYVAGATKRLEKAHGIEVDTVDPFNEPNTTYWSTRLGADGEPVGGRQEGAHMGPGLQEKVLHALAPALKEARTGAEISAMDETNPSIFAQNWNSYSPEARDLVGQMNVHTYGTGQRTTVRDLSKAADKPLWMSEVEGDWGDGQSFTDMRPGLGLAQRIVDDLRELEPRAWVFWQPVEDHDNMKPGGESAKGGNWGEIQVPFSCTSEDTLETCPVHTNTKFDTARNFTHFIKPGDRLIKVNDTSSAAAVTKNGKGASLVHVNSTTAPREVTLDLSRFRRVSAGATVTPVVTSADGKLARHDAIRVDGRAATFTVPAQSVTSFVVEGVSGVAQDAPLLRKGHSYTLTGVQSGKAVEVAGDGTSLVIGSGDGSAAQRWRLSAVRPDDGVRQRYEFTSPVDGRRLAVRDGVPVAEPHTGERDPAAEWIMSTTGDGTWTLVNADTGRLLEVGGQATHEGAAVTTWPPNSGANQRWTVTDVTD; encoded by the coding sequence ATGGCACGCCGCACCCGCAGCAGACGGCTCCTCACAGCCGCCGGGCTCACCGCCCTGGCCACCGGGGCCGCCCTGCTGTCCGCCCCGTCCTCCACCGCACAGGTGGCGGCGGACACCCCCTCCGTCACCGTCCGGCCCGACCCCTCCTACCAGCAGGAGGAGTTCGAGGGCTGGGGCACCAGCCTCGTCTGGTTCGCCAACGCCACCGGCGACTACCCGCCCGAGATCCGCGAGAGGCTCGCGCGGCTGCTCTTCGGCGACGACGGGCTGGCCCTGAACATCGCCCGGTACAACATCGGCGGCGGCAACGCCCCCGACGTGAAGGACTACCTGCGCGCCGGCGGCGCCGTCGAGGGCTGGTGGAAGGCGCCCGCGGGCACCACCCGCGAGGACACCGGCTGGTGGGACGCCGAGGACCCCGCCGACTGGAACGAGCACGCCGACGCCACCCAGCGCTGGTGGGTGGACCGCATCAAGAAGGACATCACCCACTGGGAGACCTTCAGCAACTCCCCGCCGTGGTTCATGACGGTCAGCGGGTACGTCTCCGGCGGGTTCGACGCCAACGCCGACCAGCTCAAGCCGGAGTCGGTCGACGACTTCGCCGCCTATGTGGCGGGCGCGACCAAGCGGCTGGAGAAGGCGCACGGCATCGAGGTCGACACCGTCGACCCCTTCAACGAGCCGAACACCACCTACTGGAGCACCCGCCTGGGCGCGGACGGCGAACCCGTCGGCGGACGCCAGGAGGGCGCCCACATGGGGCCCGGACTCCAGGAGAAGGTGCTGCACGCCCTCGCCCCCGCACTGAAGGAGGCGAGGACCGGCGCGGAGATCTCGGCGATGGACGAGACCAACCCGTCGATCTTCGCGCAGAACTGGAACTCCTACTCCCCCGAGGCCCGCGACCTCGTCGGGCAGATGAACGTCCACACGTACGGCACCGGTCAGCGCACCACCGTGCGCGACCTCTCCAAGGCCGCGGACAAGCCGCTGTGGATGAGCGAGGTCGAGGGCGACTGGGGTGACGGGCAGAGCTTCACCGACATGCGCCCCGGTCTCGGCCTCGCCCAGCGCATCGTCGACGACCTGCGCGAACTGGAACCGCGCGCCTGGGTGTTCTGGCAGCCGGTCGAGGACCACGACAACATGAAGCCGGGCGGCGAGTCCGCCAAGGGCGGCAACTGGGGCGAGATCCAGGTCCCCTTCAGCTGCACCTCCGAGGACACCCTCGAGACCTGCCCCGTTCACACCAACACCAAGTTCGACACCGCCCGCAACTTCACCCACTTCATCAAGCCCGGCGACCGGCTGATCAAGGTGAACGACACCTCCAGCGCGGCGGCGGTGACGAAGAACGGCAAGGGCGCCTCCCTGGTCCACGTCAACAGCACCACGGCGCCGCGCGAGGTCACCCTCGACCTGTCCCGGTTCCGCCGCGTGAGTGCCGGCGCGACCGTCACACCGGTCGTGACCAGCGCCGACGGCAAGCTGGCACGGCACGACGCCATCAGGGTCGACGGCCGCGCGGCCACCTTCACGGTGCCGGCCCAGTCGGTGACGTCGTTCGTCGTCGAGGGCGTCTCGGGTGTCGCGCAGGACGCCCCGCTGCTGCGCAAGGGCCACTCGTACACCCTGACCGGGGTGCAGAGCGGCAAGGCGGTCGAGGTCGCCGGCGACGGCACGTCCCTCGTCATCGGCTCCGGTGACGGCTCCGCCGCCCAGCGGTGGCGGCTGAGCGCGGTGCGTCCCGACGACGGGGTGCGCCAGCGCTACGAGTTCACCAGCCCGGTGGACGGCAGGCGGCTGGCCGTGCGGGACGGCGTCCCGGTGGCCGAACCGCACACCGGAGAGCGGGACCCCGCCGCCGAGTGGATCATGTCCACGACGGGCGACGGCACCTGGACCCTGGTCAACGCGGACACCGGACGCCTCCTGGAGGTCGGCGGCCAGGCCACCCACGAGGGCGCCGCGGTCACGACCTGGCCGCCCAACTCCGGCGCCAACCAGCGCTGGACGGTCACGGACGTGACGGACTGA